One window of the Syntrophorhabdaceae bacterium genome contains the following:
- the aspS gene encoding aspartate--tRNA ligase yields MRDKYCGFVTKDDIGKELALSGWVFRRRDHGGLIFVDLRDVTGVVQVVFSPEIAKEAHEKAGDIKPEYVLKILGRVEKRPPETENLNIPTGQIEVYVRSFEVLNTCKPLPFQLDEEGIGESIRLKYRYLDMRRPEMKKIFIERSKAYKTTRDYLTVQGFYEFETPFLTKSTPEGARDFIVPSRLNAGTFYALPQSPQLYKQMLMIGGFERYFQIARCFRDEDLRADRQPEFTQIDIEMSFVEREDVMRLSEGLAIALYEALKGVNPPEVPFPRMSYTEATERYGTDKPDLRFGLPLVEITDIFRDTEFGVFQKTLAEGGVIKAMVLSGKTLSRKDLDTTVDAAKDMGAGGLIWMRKDTEGLQSPIAKYLKDDEKSRMEATLGLSAGDVLFMMADKRGKVNDIMGRLRLHLGEKFDLIDRDKDKFLWVIDFPLLEYSEEEKRFVARHHPFTSPKQSIRGYQGDYGGILANAYDMVLNGVEIGGGSIRNHRMDEQREIFRLLNIKEQEAEEKFGFLLEALEMGAPPHGGIAFGFDRILMMLLGLESIRDVIPFPKTQKGTCLLTGAPSKVGQKQLNELKIKHITEGR; encoded by the coding sequence GTGAGAGATAAATACTGCGGATTTGTGACAAAGGATGACATCGGGAAGGAATTGGCGCTCTCAGGCTGGGTTTTCAGAAGGAGGGACCATGGAGGCCTCATTTTTGTCGATCTGCGTGATGTCACGGGTGTGGTCCAGGTTGTCTTTTCCCCTGAGATAGCCAAAGAAGCTCATGAGAAGGCAGGAGACATAAAGCCTGAATATGTCTTGAAAATCCTCGGCAGGGTCGAGAAAAGGCCTCCCGAGACGGAGAACCTCAACATACCTACGGGCCAGATAGAGGTATATGTCCGCTCTTTTGAAGTCCTCAATACGTGTAAGCCTCTGCCTTTCCAGCTTGATGAAGAAGGCATCGGCGAGTCCATCAGACTTAAGTACCGGTATCTGGATATGCGTCGGCCTGAGATGAAGAAGATCTTTATCGAGAGGAGCAAGGCGTACAAGACCACGAGGGATTATCTCACGGTGCAGGGTTTCTATGAATTTGAAACCCCCTTTCTTACCAAGAGCACGCCCGAGGGTGCGCGGGATTTCATTGTTCCGAGTCGGCTCAATGCGGGCACGTTTTATGCGCTGCCGCAGTCGCCCCAGCTCTACAAACAGATGCTTATGATAGGTGGTTTTGAACGGTATTTTCAGATTGCCCGTTGCTTCAGAGACGAAGATCTGAGGGCCGACAGGCAGCCTGAGTTCACCCAGATCGATATCGAAATGAGTTTTGTGGAACGAGAGGATGTGATGCGATTGAGCGAGGGCCTTGCCATTGCGCTCTATGAGGCGTTAAAAGGGGTGAATCCCCCCGAGGTGCCTTTTCCGAGAATGAGTTATACCGAGGCCACGGAGCGCTACGGCACGGACAAGCCCGATCTGCGCTTCGGCCTGCCTCTCGTTGAAATCACCGACATATTTAGAGATACCGAGTTCGGTGTGTTTCAAAAGACCCTCGCCGAAGGGGGTGTGATCAAGGCCATGGTCCTCTCCGGTAAAACGCTTTCGAGAAAAGACCTTGACACCACTGTGGATGCAGCCAAAGACATGGGCGCGGGCGGTCTCATCTGGATGCGCAAGGATACGGAAGGCCTGCAATCGCCTATAGCGAAATACTTGAAGGATGATGAAAAGAGCCGGATGGAGGCGACACTTGGACTTTCGGCCGGAGATGTTTTGTTCATGATGGCAGACAAGCGGGGCAAGGTGAACGATATTATGGGGAGGTTGAGATTGCATCTTGGTGAGAAGTTTGATCTCATCGACCGCGACAAGGACAAATTCCTCTGGGTCATAGATTTCCCTCTTCTCGAATACAGTGAGGAGGAGAAACGATTTGTAGCCCGGCACCACCCTTTCACGTCGCCCAAGCAATCGATAAGAGGTTATCAGGGCGATTATGGGGGGATCCTTGCCAATGCCTACGATATGGTGCTTAACGGTGTGGAGATCGGCGGCGGGAGTATCAGAAATCACAGGATGGACGAGCAGAGGGAAATTTTTCGGCTCCTCAATATCAAAGAGCAAGAGGCCGAGGAGAAGTTCGGGTTCTTGCTTGAGGCCCTGGAAATGGGCGCCCCGCCGCACGGCGGCATAGCTTTCGGTTTCGATCGGATACTCATGATGCTTCTCGGGCTGGAAAGTATTCGCGATGTGATTCCATTCCCCAAAACCCAGAAAGGCACCTGTCTTTTAACCGGCGCTCCTTCGAAGGTTGGACAGAAGCAGTTAAACGAACTGAAGATAAAGCACATCACAGAAGGTCGCTGA
- a CDS encoding Gfo/Idh/MocA family oxidoreductase produces MARQGRKIRWGILGYARIARMNVIPAILRSSNAEFYALASRETAKLEECAKAYPVARTYEGYDLLLDDPHVEAVYIPLPNALHKEWTIKAARKGKHVLCEKPVALKVSECEEMIRVCKEQHVKFMEAFMYRYTDRVRKAEQVLASGELGEIKYINSCFRFLLLNPASIKLIPRLGGGSLYDVGCYPVNFIGMITGEDPQSVAASSVQDCGVDVMLSAVLTYRSGIIATLHCGFNAYQSIYSEIVGTKGALQVPDTFLDDPGYITLRTDSGTRKIRVARSDRYRHEIEDFSRAIAHGGEPRLSQDETRRNAAVIDKIYGAIK; encoded by the coding sequence ATGGCAAGACAGGGACGAAAGATCAGGTGGGGCATACTCGGCTACGCCAGGATAGCGCGGATGAACGTCATTCCCGCCATCCTCAGATCGTCCAATGCTGAGTTCTACGCTCTTGCATCACGCGAGACGGCAAAACTTGAGGAATGTGCCAAGGCCTATCCGGTTGCACGAACCTATGAAGGCTACGACCTGTTGCTCGATGATCCGCATGTCGAAGCCGTATATATCCCGCTGCCAAACGCCCTTCACAAGGAATGGACCATAAAGGCCGCCCGAAAGGGAAAACATGTGCTCTGTGAAAAACCCGTGGCGCTCAAGGTCTCCGAGTGCGAAGAGATGATCCGCGTCTGCAAGGAGCAGCACGTAAAATTCATGGAAGCCTTCATGTATCGCTACACTGACCGCGTAAGAAAAGCGGAGCAGGTCCTTGCGAGCGGAGAATTAGGTGAAATAAAGTATATCAATTCGTGCTTCAGGTTTCTTCTTCTCAATCCTGCTTCAATAAAACTGATTCCCCGCCTGGGAGGCGGTTCTTTGTACGACGTAGGCTGCTACCCCGTCAACTTCATCGGCATGATAACCGGTGAGGATCCTCAATCCGTTGCGGCCTCCTCCGTTCAAGACTGTGGTGTTGACGTGATGCTTTCTGCGGTTCTTACGTATCGCTCTGGCATCATTGCCACGCTCCACTGCGGATTCAACGCATACCAGAGCATATACTCCGAAATTGTCGGTACAAAAGGGGCGCTTCAAGTCCCTGATACGTTCCTCGATGACCCCGGGTATATCACACTGAGAACGGATTCGGGCACTCGCAAAATACGCGTGGCAAGAAGCGACCGCTACAGGCACGAAATTGAAGATTTTTCCCGGGCGATTGCACACGGCGGCGAACCCCGGTTGAGTCAGGATGAGACCAGACGAAACGCCGCCGTGATAGACAAAATTTACGGGGCGATCAAATAG